Part of the Xiphophorus maculatus strain JP 163 A chromosome 3, X_maculatus-5.0-male, whole genome shotgun sequence genome, AGTCTTTACTGACCAATACTTAGGCAATAAATGAttcaaagaaaaagtaaaatgggACTGGTTTTATTTCACCTACAATATAACCTCATAGAGGGGGATTTTAATCATGctcaacttttattaaaattaataacattttgcattaaatatgATACTATCTAATCTTGAACAACCTTGCAGAAAACTGTACAACAGCCTGAAATATTACGTTTCTTTGAATCTTGACTAACGGTCCGCCTGTTCAGAATTGCCTTTGATTAGCAGTAAATGGAAGATTGATCAACATCTCTGATCttgtttgatgattttgatgatacatttgacaaaatgtaatgttcatTGCTTGTTTCACGATTGTTGACTCTATGATGtcttttttatgatgtaaagcatgttcaactgccttgttgctgaaatgagcaatacaaataaacttgacttgacaaTCTACAAGTGATCatgtgtttttctcttaataAGATATACAATAAAGGATTAACTCAATCTAAtatatttgtaacatttataGGACGacatttcattgtgttttgcTGAAAACTGAATTTCTTCCAGATGCCCTGAGCTGCTGAGATGACACTGTGTGAAAGGAAATTCTGTAACACTtcatagaaaatgttaaagcctcatgtcttgtctcttgtcttttAACCAGATGACTAACTTCTTCCAAAAAATAACTCAACAATAACTCTATACACTCACAAatcttcacaaggactttgcattgacttccattcattttgtaCTCATTTTTATAGCCTAACGCTGATACTTATCCTAAACCAAACCACATAAACATAAACTCTCTCCCTTTTGTTCTACTTGGTTCTTAATTTGCCTCTGAACGGTTCAATCTGTAGGCTGTACAACAGCTCCCTCTACTGTCCTAACGagcaaaaaacaatatttgaactAGCACTGCACTGCTGATATCAGCTGAAAGACCAAAGCTTCTTAAATGTACAGAATGTAATGTAGCAAAGGAAggataaaatattgaaaaaaaataataattttaatctctGCTCCATTTTCTCTGATTACTGAATACTTTTTGATCCGTCtcattaatttgacattttaatgagtGATTGAACAATGAAATACATACATAATATGCAATGACAATGAGAGTAGTCAAATATAACTTTACTGAtgtgttaataataataataataattattattattattatttgaaaattgtcttttgcactcaaaatgtatttaaaacaaaatgatacaatattctaatttatcaaTGTAACACATAAGAAAGCtacaatacatttatatgttAACCATTCAATGTGGAAGCAAAAGAGTCACTgagatttttctgcatttatcaGAAAAAGATGGTAGATGGtatggaaaacacagaaatccagatttttaaggtgaccttttatttttttgatgacCACATGAATCACAGGTATTTAAACTAGGTCAGTTATGGTGAAAAGCAAATGTACACCTTGTCTATTCCAGGCTTTTGATATAAAATACATAGATAAATGACCTTGTTTCCATTTGCCTATAAGTTcacaaaatatatgtttattagACTTTCTCAggtgaaaataatttaactgaGAAATCATATTTAAGTTTAATTGTAATGCaatgtgttttcatgtttgttttttattaatgtatttgttCTTTTGGAGAACCAGTGTTCTAAGAAACCGGGTATGGGGAAACGAAATAGGTACACCAGTTCTTCTTTGATTTATATGCAAAACTGTTTCAGCAATGTCATTGTAGTGCAACACTACATCTAAAAGATCATGTTATTTcagggacaaaaaaaatgtagcatCATCAGGACAGCAGAAGCAAGacacacaacagaaaatgtaaatgagataaatgttttaaaggtcAATCTTATAATCAAAGTCAGAGGTGTGTCGGCAATCTTAACTATTCCAGGAATGCCGCTTATCTCACATCCTGGCTAAGGTTTTCATGGGATGGTTATCAATGTACAGTAGTGGAGAAGAGAGTCTCTGGTTCAAAAACCTCAGACTTTCAAGTTTACtgtctggatggatggatggatggatggatggatggatggatggatggatggatggatggacggacggatggacggacagacggacggatggatgccAGGTCACCATGCTTTAATTCATGGAGTTGAGCCTGCTCACTGCAAGTGGTGAGGCTCAAAGATTGCACTTCCTGCGTCAAGGACTGTCATTTAAACATTTGGTCTACTTGGAGCCCCCTGCTGGCCACATGGATGGTATAACACACTTTAGACAATAATGAATCAGACCTTCAACTGAAATTCTGATTAGGGTATTGTACAAATTTAGACTGATGCTGACTAAATCCATTTCTAGTCcaaaaaaggacaaacagatACAAACACATATACAGTCATTTTCAATGAATTAGAATATCTACAAGTTcattaatttcagtaattctgttcactaagtgaaacacatacagtatatgaatTAACTACACCCAAACTGAAAAGAATCCTCCATTTTGAtggtaattttgatgatttttctaCTTGCAGTTTATGAAAGCACAACATTCACAatcaaaatattacatcagactgataaaatatattttaacagagGAATCTGGGCCCAGTGCAAAATACGTTTAACATCTGTCTGTCTATAAGATATTGTCAAAAGATAGTTAGAATCTGGCAAATGAGTCTCATCAGAGTGCACATTCTAATTGAATGTGACTGTATACCATTAGATCTCAGTTCTGCATTTCACATTATGATCAAAAGATACTGATCTAGAAAAAAAGTGGATGAGATTGTCTGTTTCTGTTCTAGCTTAGTTTTTGTCCTTCAACAGATAGAAATCTGAGCTAAAAACAACCACATGTGGGGTTTCCCAAGGCTTTAACGTCAGGGTAAACTATGCATATCCAAATGCTCAAGATACAGACTACGGAGTATTGCAACATCAGGGACTCCCTGACAAGAATATGAAAACCCTTTAAACTTTAATCAGGAATGTTGCATAATTTATAAATGCTTTAATGTACTAATTTTTCACAGAGGCCTTAAGCAAAATCACATGTGTATTTCAACACACTAATCTactaaaacattcaaataaaatgttttgcatttacatAATGAAACTTAGTTTACATGGCACAATATTAGGCATATGCTTATTataattaatgtgttttacGTATTTCTTGCACTGAAGAatcaaaatacaacaaaaaaaagtgaaataaaatgatggATTGAATCTTGAAGCATAGACAGGTGTGTGATGAACATAATTTGTCATCATCTTAGTAATAATGATGTCGGATTTTTAACAGTTAATCATCAGATTGGAACAAAGTGTTGACCTTTAAGACGCctacacattttgtcaccttccCATAGCAGATCTGTTATTAGCTGTTCATGTAGTTCACAGGAAATGTGTAACGACAGCCATTGTCAGAAATTATAAaggtatttgtgtgtgtttttaaatttagctaATGTGTAATGCCCACAAATAAAATGCCAAATAAAAGAAGGAAGCAGCCTGTTGATGACTTGTGTTGTTTACACGAAAACAAACAGGCAGCATTTCAGCCCACTATAGGAAGTCAGACGTCACCTTGCTGCAGCAAACGCTGTTCTCACATCATCTTTTGGATTGCACAAGGCACATGAAGCCAACCAGAGAAGGTATGTGGAGCTAGTCTCTTACACTGACTTTCTCTTCCacaacttttcttgttttattattctaaaaCCATCTAAAGTTGTGTTGATCCAAAATACTCATCTATTTTCGACAGATGTTGATATAAAAGctaacatttaatatttagttcCAAGAATGTAATCTGCTTTAAGGCTAAACGGTGAtgattatttagaaatattttgtaaaaggtttttttttacttacgtTTTGATCTCCTTACATCTTTCTTTGTTCAAGTTTGTTCAAGTTTGTTAATCACACCATGTACAGCATTCATCTATAATGCTACCGTCAAATACGATGAAACTGAAAGGTACAATTTGTGAATGTgtactgaatacattttttttcctctgagatatgtgtctctgtgttttgctCTTCAGATTTAACAAACTTGAACTGACTCAAAAAGCAATGGCTGACAACTTCACcgctctgctgttttttctgtgcagtaagtgtcattttttttgctttgctctttgCATCTCTTCACATTTAGGTGGTCTGTTACAGGAAATGTAACCACCAACACTCAGTTAAATGGAAATTTCACAGAAGCACTAACATATCACCAGTGATATATTTCagttcttgtttctttgttttctttgtgttagGTCTGACTGTGGCCCTAGCAGGTATGTACATCACATAGAAGATGAACACAGCCCTGAAATCTGTTTTGTACTCTCACaacctgcaaaagaaaaaaaacaaacagctgcacAGCTGCAGAACCAAAAACCTGCAAACTTGATCAATCATATTTTCCATTGGTGTGTCTCTTATTGTGTCAGTTGTCTAGCAACCTACTCCTTCTTCTGTCaccttttctgtttgtctcCGCTTGCCAGACAGCAACGTCTCTTGCTACAGAATTGAGCCAGGGACAATAGCAGGCGTCATCGCTGCAGATTTGTTGCTGACTCTTATCATTGTGGTCGTCACCTACCGATGTGCCAGTTTCCGTCGTCAGAAAATAGATAACGGTAAGGTTTTGAGAGGAAGCTATGCatagatatttgttttatcCAGATCTAATACCGGAAATAGTGTCCTTAGAATTTAATTAAACTACATTTGAACCCAGAGGTTCAGGAACACTGAAGCAAAAGACATGCACACTGTTTttactgtctgaagttaaatcaggcCAAACTACTCTTGTTTTAAGACAGTTACagttaccaaaattatttctttttgctaaatACCACAATAACATTAGCTACAGTCAGATTTGGAGGCCGCATCTTTGCACAATCCTAAGATCTACCCACAAACTTATACAGGATTAAGATCAGgtccacaaacaaaacatggagtTTGTTGTCCTTAATCCATTTTGTAACCACTATGCATATGTATAGGAtcattgtttatttgtatttcccTGGCTGATATCTTTCAATGTTGCTTCAATACTTTCACATAATGTGCACATAAGTGCACttgttcctcctgcagcaaatAGCTCCGGACAGGAGGTTGCCACCGCTATTCCTCACAGTTCAGATGGTGTTTCCAGGCTTAATATGACTTTTTCCTCCAAAAGAAATTATGGCCATTCTGCCCAGTCTCACTTTAGTTTAATCAGGCCACAGGATATGTCTCCAGAAATGAAGGTCTTTGCCTCTGTACACATTTGTAAATGACAGTTTACAGCAACATGTTCTGTAAAGgacatgtttcactgtgtgtaACGACATCGTCCTACCAGGTTCAGGCAACATCTTAAAATGGTGTGGTCTTAAAATGTATCAATAAGTGTTTCCGATGTGACATAAGTTAACTTATGATTGGCTAACTTATGTCAGTTAACCTATCATAAGCTTCCAAAGACATGACATCGTCTTGGCTTTCCCCCGTTGTAGAGATAATAATCATTCTGTATGTatacttctgattttgaagacattaaaaaataaacctttgaCATATATATATGCTTTTCTTGTGATTATTGCAGCATTTAAGACATAGAATTAACTTTGCtcattctaactgacctaaagcAAGAGGTGTTTGGCCTGATTAAACTTTAGACAGTGAAAAGAAATTGtgaatgtgtctttttatttggtgtatgtaaacctCTGGTTTCAACTGCATATATCTGGCTccttttatatgtttttcatgccctattttaattttgtgtgttgtttctctcttctctcATCTCTTCACAGCTGACAAGGTTTATATGAATGTTCGGGCCAACGTgaagaacataaaataaaaatgttttattaatcattATCCTAAAGTGGTGGCTCTCTTTACTATTTTTTTCAGACAAGTATTTTTACAGCATCCTCCATAATTATTGATATTCCTGGTAAATATGTGCAGAAAAAGCTTTGAAACAAGATCATAATTTGCTATTGCCATaatcctgctgctgttttctaaCGGCAGCAGGcagtatttttctaaaaaaatacttttttatcaCCCTCCCtcatttcctcttcctccatgtGTGCGTTTGGCAAGTAAAGCTCATCATGCCTCGTTTGTTACAGTCTACTTGCTACAAAATGTTTAGAATTGCTATATGAGCAAGTTCTGGTGAGCAGCTATTTTATTGAATCCATTTCTTAACTAATTACTCTGGCTTATTTGAATGGTATTTTCTATTGACtgtcccattttgaagagtagATAAGAGAAATTGCTGTCAGTGTCACAACATTTCAGCACAACATGAAAACACCCAGTAAATATTCTctgatcaaactttaaaaactggCACTATAAATGTTACACCAGtaatttgcaaaaatacttggtgtcaaaattgtaatttttaatgttatttaatgattgtgttttttgtattcTTGACTGAGTAAATCTACTTGTagcaatgattaaaaaaatctcttgttGCTGcagtaaatgttaattttgtttaaatggagtatttttttaattatttaaccaAGGATCCTCACAATCCTTAAGAACACCATTTTAAAAAGGTAGTCAAACTTTCATGATGTCTTACAGAATTTGCCAGATCCCTATTTTAATCACCTTTCAAATTAACTTTACTTGATCATTTAGGCCCATTGctgtttaaagataaaataaatagtattcattttaaacacacaacaacaacaaaaccgaCTTATTTTGGGTATTTAAACTTCCCACAAATTCTTGTTGGGGCTCAGTCACATTTAAAAGATTGGTACGTTtcgttttagttttttgtttttcttctacatttTTACTAAGTTTTGCAATGAAAGCTTTGGAAATGAAGAACTAAttgtgaactgaaaaaaaatgtggttgaATGTTATCTGTGCACATTAAATATTGGTTAGAACTACGTAACAGCGCTCTCTGCAGATTGCTTTTGATATAGATTAGACTAGACAATGGTTGGAAATGATTTatgggattttaaaaacaatattgtcTTTGAACATTCTCTTGATTATGCACTATCCAACTATTACTTTATTAATGTATACATCATCTAATGTGCTGTTTTAGCTTTGTTCTAAATAAATTTCTGAAGCCTATGTGTGTTaaatgtttacttattttatttgaataaatcaaTGGGAAGTGT contains:
- the LOC111608055 gene encoding TYRO protein tyrosine kinase-binding protein-like, which encodes MADNFTALLFFLCSLTVALADSNVSCYRIEPGTIAGVIAADLLLTLIIVVVTYRCASFRRQKIDNADKVYMNVRANVKNIK